The Coffea arabica cultivar ET-39 chromosome 4e, Coffea Arabica ET-39 HiFi, whole genome shotgun sequence genome includes a window with the following:
- the LOC113742021 gene encoding kinesin-like protein KIN-14K — MSLSADAFEPMSKSDAKQRAILVEWLNSLLPNLSLPMNASDEELREILVDGILLCQLLNKLKPGCVTEHGGPAQSPESRSENVKRFLATMDQMGLPRFQLSDLEKGSMKMVLDCLLTLRAHFMPNARAHHHFGAHSTNQLGSDGSTKWKLLGDCFRSGHGVHKYSPFQHASHSPVMAEPSATMKHHVGHKFHEVFQLKHGRYADLPASKISEMMKSNSLDNAPTQSLLSVVNGILDESIERKNGEIPQRVAGLLRKVVQEIERRISTQGEHLKTQNNLFKAREEKYQSRIRVLEALATGSNQESQIVTPQLHHVTPQLHHIKNEQSKIEEKRNVEEKRNVEEQDLVKTIKEKDDFSHEITALKQELEVSRKMHEEHCLQMETEGRGVQQELEKKLKEVMNFLAESRNRVKELEALSESKSLGWTKKEHIYQIFTEFQLGALRELRFASQSIKQEIVKTQKSYSEEFNVLGMNVKAMQKAVQSYYAMLAENQKLHNELQELKGNIRVYCRIRPFLPGQREKQSTIEYVGENGELIIVNPAKQGKESRRSFKFNKVYSQAATQAEVFSDTQPLIQSVLDGYNVCIFAYGQTGSGKTYTMTGPDKASEDEWGVNYRALNNLFQTSQNREHAFSYEISVQMVEIYNEQVRDLLSSDTSQKRLGILSGSQPNGLAVPDATMYPVKATSDVLHLMDVGLKNRAKGSTALNERSSRSHSILSIHARGVDQKTRSSMQSSLHLVDLAGSERVDRSEVTGDRLKEAQHINKSLSALGDVISALAQKSPHIPYRNSKLTQVLQGSLGGNAKTLMFVQLNPEVNSYSETLSTLKFAERASGVELGAAKSSKDGRDVRELMEQVASLKDTIAKKDEEIERLQLLKDLKNVYAGANNDANSLRYGTPQRSMKLSGEEGSGLIEKAASDEDNSEETDGSVERSPLAEGARRSENIDKLKIVVRSPRAGEKSPKESPRVSTGLKKSASGANLSPKPPTPRRWQ; from the exons ATGTCTCTCAGTGCTGATGCTTTTGAGCCTATGTCAAAAAGTGATG CTAAGCAGAGGGCCATTCTTGTGGAATGGTTGAACAGTCTTCTTCCTAATTTAAGTTTGCCAATGAATGCCTCTGATGAAGAATTACGAGAAATCTTGGTTGATGGCATACTGTTATGCCAATTGTTGAACAAATTAAAACCTGGTTGTGTGACAGAG CATGGTGGTCCTGCTCAGTCTCCAGAGTCACGGTCTGAGAATGTCAAAAGGTTTTTAGCAACTATGGATCAAATGGGGTTGCCCAGATTCCAGTTATCAGACCTGGAAAAG GGGTCCATGAAAATGGTGTTGGACTGCCTTTTAACTCTCAGAGCACATTTTATGCCAAATGCAAGGGCACATCATCATTTTGGCGCACATTCAACCAATCAATTAGGAAGTGATGGAAGTACAAAATGGAAGTTGTTAGGGGACTGTTTTCGCAGTGGTCATGGTGTTCATAAATATTCTCCCTTTCAACATGCATCACACAGTCCAGTTATGGCAG AACCATCAGCGACAATGAAGCATCATGTCGGGCATAAGTTCCATGAGGTATTTCAGCTCAAACATGGGCGTTATGCAGATCTCCCTGCTTCCAAGATTTCTGAAATGATGAAATCAAACAGTTTGGAT AATGCCCCAACTCAGTCACTTTTAAGTGTTGTAAACGGAATTCTAGATGAAAGCATTGAGCGGAAAAATGGGGAGATTCCTCAA CGAGTGGCAGGCCTTTTGAGGAAAGTTGTACAAGAGATTGAGCGGCGAATATCTACTCAAGGGGAACACTTGAAAACG CAAAACAATCTTTTCAAGGCCCGAGAGGAGAAGTACCAGTCTAGGATTAGAGTACTTGAAGCCCTTGCAACTGGGAGTAATCAAGAGTCACAG ATTGTTACGCCCCAGCTACATCATGTTACGCCCCAGCTACATCATATTAAG AATGAGCAGAGCAAAATAGAAGAGAAAAGGAATgtagaagaaaaaaggaatgTCGAGGAGCAGGACCTGGTTAAAACGATAAAAGAGAAGGATGATTTCAGTCATGAAATCACAGCTTTGAAGCAAGAGCTAGAAGTATCGAGGAAAATGCACGAGGAACATTGCTTACAAATGGAAACAGAAGGTAGAGGAGTTCAACAAGAATTAGAGAAGAAGTTGAAGGAGGTCATGAACTTTCTAGCAGAGTCAAGAAATAGGGTGAAGGAACTTGAGGCGTTATCTGAATCAAAATCTTTGGGATGGACCAAGAAAGAGCACATATACCAAATATTTACAGAATTCCAACTTGGCGCACTGCGT GAACTCAGGTTTGCTTCGCAGTCAATCAAGCAAGAAATTGTGAAAACACAAAAAAGCTACTCAGAGGAATTTAATGTCTTAG GAATGAATGTCAAAGCTATGCAGAAAGCAGTTCAAAGCTATTATGCAATGCTGGCTGAAAATCAAAAGCTACACAATGAGCTCCAAGAGCTAAAAG GAAATATCAGAGTTTATTGTCGTATAAGGCCATTTCTCCCGGGTCAGAGAGAAAAGCAGTCAACCATTGAATATGTTGGTGAAAATGGAGAACTCATTATTGTAAATCCTGccaaacaaggaaaagaaagtcgTCGTTCATTCAAATTCAACAAGGTTTACAGTCAAGCTGCTACACAAG CTGAAGTATTTTCAGATACGCAGCCATTAATACAATCAGTTTTGGATGGATATAATGTGTGCATATTCGCTTATGGCCAGACTGGATCAGGGAAAACCTATACTATG ACTGGACCTGATAAAGCATCTGAAGATGAATGGGGTGTTAACTACCGAGCCTTAAACAATCTGTTCCAAACTTCTCAGAATAGAGAGCACGCATTTTCTTACGAAATTTCTGTTCAGATGGTGGAAATATATAACGAGCAAGTCCGTGACTTACTCTCAAGTGATACTTCCCAAAAGAGA CTTGGGATTTTGTCAGGCTCCCAACCAAATGGGTTAGCGGTCCCAGATGCAACCATGTACCCAGTTAAAGCGACATCTGATGTATTGCACCTGATGGATGTTGGACTGAAGAATAGAGCTAAAGGTTCCACAGCACTAAACGAAAGAAGCAGTCGATCACACAG CATCCTGAGTATACATGCTCGTGGGGTAGATCAGAAAACCCGATCTTCTATGCAGAGTAGTCTTCATCTAGTGGATCTTGCGGGAAGTGAAAGAGTAGACCGCAGTGAAGTCACAGGTGATAGATTAAAGGAGGCACAACACATAAACAAATCATTGTCTGCCCTTGGAGATGTCATCTCTGCTTTGGCACAAAAGAGTCCTCATATTCCATATAGAAATAGCAAGCTCACTCAAGTCCTTCAGGGCTCGTTGG GTGGAAATGCGAAGACTCTCATGTTTGTGCAACTTAACCCTGAAGTTAATTCTTATTCAGAAACTCTAAGTACCTTGAAATTTGCTGAAAGGGCATCTGGAGTTGAGCTAGGTGCTGCTAAAAGCAGCAAAGATGGCAGGGATGTTAGGGAATTGATGGAGCAG GTTGCATCCCTAAAAGACACAATTGCGAAGAAAGACGAGGAAATTGAGAGATTACAACTCCTCAAGGATCTCAAAAATGTGTACGCTGGAGCCAATAATGATGCAAATTCACTGAGGTATGGGACTCCTCAACGAAGCATGAAATTATCTGGTGAGGAAGGCTCAGGACTAATAGAGAAAGCAGCTTCTGATGAAGATAACTCAGAGG AAACTGATGGCTCAGTGGAAAGAAGTCCCCTTGCTGAAGGAGCAAGGCGATCTGAGAATATTGATAA ATTGAAAATAGTAGTTAGATCACCTAGAGCAGGAGAAAAATCACCAAAGGAGTCTCCAAGAGTCTCAACTG GATTGAAGAAATCAGCCAGTGGAGCCAATTTATCACCTAAACCTCCCACTCCCAGAAGGTGGCAATGA
- the LOC113742673 gene encoding uncharacterized protein: MNRCAYPSQQQKAALVGLGLGLGLGMSNYVGVGGDSFFNSSSSSSMAAACPNGVVCPKPRRLVDNDPINVRPSRIVHTNNQQMESCESRAGSELLDIILAKGNYGAGAEKPNFQVASSPPFFNGSPPVRASNPLIQDEQFGTGKMSPLSSPPMGSPASPPSRKNSGGGSSGRVKCGNQPAPVRIEGFNCRGISAVMA; encoded by the exons ATGAATAGGTGTGCATATCCAAGCCAGCAGCAGAAGGCAGCCTTGGTGGGATTGGGTTTGGGATTGGGTTTGGGAATGAGTAATTATGTTGGAGTTGGAGGAGACTCTTTCTTCAACTCTTCTTCTTCGTCGTCTATGGCTGCTGCTTGTCCAAACGGCGTTGTATGTCCAAAGCCTCGTCGACTTGTTGATAATGACCCCATAAATGTCAGACCCTCCAGAATTGTTCATACCAA TAATCAACAGATGGAGAGCTGCGAGTCAAGGGCAGGATCAGAGCTTCTGGACATAATTCTTGCAAAG ggtAATTATGGAGCTGGAGCTGAGAAGCCCAATTTTCAGGTGGCTTCATCTCCTCCATTTTTCAATGGATCACCACCGGTTAGAGCCTCAAATCCTTTAATCCAAGATGAACAATTTGGGACTGGGAAGATGAGTCCACTATCATCTCCTCCAATGGGATCGCCAGCTTCGCCGCCGTCGCGAAAAAACAGCGGAGGAGGATCATCTGGCCGCGTGAAATGTGGGAATCAGCCAGCTCCGGTGAGAATTGAGGGCTTCAACTGTCGCGGCATTTCTGCTGTGATGgcctaa